CTGTCTCGAGGCTGCTCAATGATACCTAAATAGATGGCAACTTCATACTCAGAAGCTATTGCACACAGGCCATCCAAATCCCCGCGCTCTATACAAACGGCCTCATTCATATAGTGAGCAAAAATCTCCTGCTGAATCGCACTTTCAAAAACTGCTCCGTCTGTCTTCTCCACCCAAAAAGGATACCCCGGCACCAGAGCCTCTCCAAAAACCACAAGCCCTGCTCCGCTGCCAGCAGCTTCTTTGACGCAGTGAACTACCTTCTGCAGAGTGGCTTCCCGATGAAGCCACTCCGGTGCGATCTGTGCTATGGCTATTTTGAGTAGATCAGACTGGCTCATCTCAAGGTCTCAAAATCTCCAGGCTATGGGTAATCTTGGTGGATTCGTTGATCGTAGCTGCCACCGAACAGTATTTTTCTACCGCCAGGTTGACGAGCTTTTCAGCCTCTTCCTCCTGCAAATCCGGTGAAGTGAATGTGTACTTCACATGAATATCTGTAAATTTCTTGGGGTATTCCTCACGTCTCGTACCGTCTATTTCACCGGAGAACGCCACGAGGGTTTTCCTTCTTTTCTTCACCATGGCCACCAGATCAACAGCCGCACAGGAAACCACCCCTGCAAGAAGCAGCTGCATAGGCGACATGGCCTTTTTATCTTCAGCAGCCAACATGTCTATTTCTATCCGATTGCCGGATTCATTCACTGCAAAATACTCCTGGTCGGATTTAAAACCCATCTTAATTTTCATCGTGCTCATACTCGGTTATGCTAAGTAGTTTAATGTTTTGTCCTTTTTATGATTTTTAAAATTTACGGCGGCAAATATTCGGTTGATCCTAAATATTTCCATTTATAAGTAACATTTTCCCCAATCTTCTTGGCTTATGTCCTGAGTGACTTACTTTTGCCGATTCAATAGTAACAAAGTCAGGGTCATGATTATTCCAAAGGAGCCAAAGTTAACAAAAGAGCAGTTTGAAGAGGTCGTTTCGATCGTAGAAGAGTACGGCTGTCGAGTACAACCAATAGAAGGACACCACAGAACGATATATGCGGTGCTGGGTGATGAGCGGGAAACCATCATGGTCACCCGTATTCTCGGTTTGGATTATATCGACAGGTTTGATGCAGTGGATACTCCATTTAAATTAATGGACATTAAATCTGAGCTGGCACACCATAAAATTAAGATCGGGAACATTATTCTTGGTGAAGCTCCGTTCATCATCGCTGGTCATTGTACCATCGACCCGAAAAATCCGAACTTGTTTATCGAGTCGGCACACGCCATGAAGGAAGCGGGAGCAGCGGCCATCAGAGGTGGGGTATGGAAACCACGAACAATGCCTTATGCATTTCAGGGGGACGATGCTTCCATGAAAATATTGATTGAAGCCAAAGAGCAAACTGGTTTGCCTGTGGATACTGAAGTGATGGATGAGCATCAGCTGTCCATCGCCGTGGAAGCAGGTGTAGACATTCTGCAGATCGGTGCGAGAAACGCACTGAACTACTCCCTGCTCAAAAAAGTAGGTCAGGAAACTGCCGATAAGCAAATCGCGGTGTTGCTTAAAAGATCAATGGGTATGGGACCTGTCAATGAATTCATTGCGGCCTCAGAGTACATCGCAGCAGGTGGCAACCCGGACGTGATGCTTTGCCCAAGAGGGACATCACCTACTATGGACGGATATAGAAATTATCCTGACGAATGCATCACACCGCTCCTGAAAGAAAAAACATGGGCACCGGTGATTGTGGATCCTTCGCACTCGGTGGGTAGAGCCAAGTATGTACCTTCTGCCGCCATGGCTGCCATGGCTTATGGAGCCGATGGGGTGATTGTGGAATCACACTGCGATCCTAAAAAAGGTATTGGTGATGACCCTAAACAAGCCATCACTCCGGATGTATTGA
The sequence above is drawn from the Marinoscillum sp. 108 genome and encodes:
- a CDS encoding nitrilase-related carbon-nitrogen hydrolase, with the protein product MSQSDLLKIAIAQIAPEWLHREATLQKVVHCVKEAAGSGAGLVVFGEALVPGYPFWVEKTDGAVFESAIQQEIFAHYMNEAVCIERGDLDGLCAIASEYEVAIYLGIIEQPRDRGRSLYCTLVYIDQQGIIQSAHRKVMPTYEERLVWAMGDGNGLVTHSLAPFTV
- a CDS encoding OsmC family protein, encoding MKIKMGFKSDQEYFAVNESGNRIEIDMLAAEDKKAMSPMQLLLAGVVSCAAVDLVAMVKKRRKTLVAFSGEIDGTRREEYPKKFTDIHVKYTFTSPDLQEEEAEKLVNLAVEKYCSVAATINESTKITHSLEILRP
- a CDS encoding 3-deoxy-D-arabino-heptulosonate 7-phosphate synthase; this translates as MIIPKEPKLTKEQFEEVVSIVEEYGCRVQPIEGHHRTIYAVLGDERETIMVTRILGLDYIDRFDAVDTPFKLMDIKSELAHHKIKIGNIILGEAPFIIAGHCTIDPKNPNLFIESAHAMKEAGAAAIRGGVWKPRTMPYAFQGDDASMKILIEAKEQTGLPVDTEVMDEHQLSIAVEAGVDILQIGARNALNYSLLKKVGQETADKQIAVLLKRSMGMGPVNEFIAASEYIAAGGNPDVMLCPRGTSPTMDGYRNYPDECITPLLKEKTWAPVIVDPSHSVGRAKYVPSAAMAAMAYGADGVIVESHCDPKKGIGDDPKQAITPDVLKKLIQDIHQIWEIRKHYKKELPVTV